The genomic DNA GCTCTTGACCTTGATGCGGCTTCGGATCAGCTCGTTGGTGGCCGCGCGGCCCCATTCGCCGGCGCCGCCGCCGTCGCCCTTGGCGAGGAACTCGAGGTTGTCGTCGAGCGCGCCCATCCACGGGCCCATCTTCTCTTCCTCGGTGCCGGGCAGGAAGCCGATGTCCTCGCCCACGCTCACCGTGGCGCGGGTCATGATGATCTCGGTGTAGCGCCGGTCGTCGAGCACCTGCGTGAGGCCCGAGGCGAGCGCCATCAGCGTCTTGCCGGTGCCTGCGGTGCCGGTGAGCGTGACGAAGTCGACTTCCGGGTCCATGAGCAGGTTCATCGCGAAGTTCTGCTCGCGGTTGCGGGTGTTCACGCCCCAGACCGCATTCTTGCCCGAGCTGTAGTCCTTGAGGGTCTTGAACACCGCGGTCTTGTCGCGGATCTCGGTGACGCGCGCGTACATGCTCGGCTCGCCCGGCGCTTCGAAATAGACGAACTGGTTGATGTAGAGGTTGGGCACCAGCGGACCGCTGACCCGGTAGAAAGTGTTGCTGCCGCTTTGCCAGCTCTCGACCGTCTTGCTCTGGCGCGTCCAGAAGTCGGCTGGCAGCGCGAGCGAGCCCGCATAGAGCAGGTCGCCGTCTTCCAGCGTCTTGTCGTTCTGGTAGTCGTCGGCGGCCAGGCCCAGGGCGCGCGCCTTGACGCGCATGTTGATGTCCTTGGACACCAGCACCACTTCCTGCTTCGGGCGGCCGGGCTGGTCATTGGCGTAGAGGTCGCGCAAGGCCTGCACCACGCCGAGGATCTGGTTGTCGGCCTTGCCCTGGGGCAGGCTGATCGGCAGCGCATAGTCGAGCGGCGCGGTCTGGAAGAACAGCTTGCCGCCGGCCTCGCGATGGCCGGTGGTGTCGAGCTTCAGGCCCTTGGCGATGTCGGCGTCCTGGGCGGCGGCCAGCGCATCGAGCGTGCGGCTGGTCTGGCGGCCGTTGCGGGCCACTTCCGTGGTGCCCTTCTTGTGGCCGTCCAGTTCCTCGAGCACGATCATCGGCAGGAAGATGTCGTGCTCCTCGAAGCGGAACAGGCACATCGGGTCGTGCAGCAGCACATTGGTGTCGAGCACGAAGAGCTTGGCCGGGCCGTTGGATTTGCTGCGCTTGGGCCGTGCCGGGGCCTGCGGCGCTGCAACTTGTTGCTGCTGCGATGCAGGCGCATGCATGGCGGGTGCCGGCGCCTCGGACTCCCGGCGTGCGGCGGGCTGCTGCCGCTGTCCGCGGGAAGGTGCGGGTTTGGCTTTCGCGCGGACCGGCAGCGCCTCGACGCCACCGCCTACCGCATCGGCGGCATGGCGGTCGAACAATTCCAGCGGCTGGGAGGAGCCGCTCGACGATGCCGAATCGGTACGCGATTCGCCCGAGCGGCGCGATCCCCTGTGCGAGGAGCGGGCGGGTGCATCGTGCGCATCCGGCGAGAGCAATGCGGCGCGTTTCGTGGGGGCGGGAGGCAATGGCATGTGTCAGGTCGCTCGCAGGAAGTGGAAACCAGAAAACGAAAAAGCCGCCTGTAGACCAAGGCGGCTTTGTTCGGGGGATGCGGTCGTGGAGCTCAACGGCATGAGGCCATTATGCACACCGGCGGTGACGCGTCTCGCGCTCTTTGCAAAGTCCGTTGGACATTTCCCACGGCGGGATGCAAAAGCGCACAGACGGCGCTTCTTGTAACGCTCAGGCGGCCTTCTTGAGGGCCTTGACGGCCTTGAGCACGTCGTCGACGTGGCCCGGGACCTTGAGGCCGCGCCATTCGGCCTTGAGGATGCCGTCGGCACCGATCAGGAAGGTGCTGCGCTCGATGCCCTTGACCTTCTTGCCGTACATGATCTTGTTCTTGACCACGCCGAACATGTGGCACATTTTTTCTTCGGTATCGGCGATGAGTTCGAACGGGAGTTCGAGCTTGGCCTTGAACTCGTCGTGCGACTTCATGTTGTCGCGGGACACGCCGAACACGGTGGCGCCAGCCTTTTCGAAGTCCTTGTAACGGTCGCGAAACTGCATGGCTTCGGTCGTGCAACCCGGAGTGTTATCTTTCGGGTAAAAATACATGACCAGCACGTGGCCGAGGTGAGAGGTATTCGAGACTTTCAGTCCGCCCGTGGCGTTGGCGTCGAATTCAGGAATGGGTTTGTTGACAACGATCGCCATGAAACTTGTTTTCTCCGTTGGTTTCCATTGACCGGGGCGCTTTTCAGCACACTCGACGAATGGAGGATTGGTCGTTGCTAACTGGAGCAGCAGGCCTGTTCGCAACCCGGTATTTTACCCCGAAAAGCCTTCTCTCACCGCTCGGGCGGTTCCACGAGGAGGGCGGCTATCACGTGGCGGCCTTCGCCGGCCAGGATGTTGTAGGTGCGGCAGGCGGCGGGGGTGTCCATGGTCTCCACGCCGGTGCGCCTGGCCATCAGGGGCTGGAGCCAGGCGGGCTGCGGGAACCGGATGCGTGATCCGCTTCCAAAAATGACCAATTCCGCGCCAAGCGACGCAAGCTGGGCGAAATGCTCGGGCCCGAGCTGGTCGAAACGGGTGCAGTTCCATTCGAAGCGCTCGCCGCGGGAGCCCACCACCACGCTGCCCTCGACCTTTTCATTGTTGATTGCGACCCACCCGGGGCCGTGCGCGGTAAGGGACTGGGCGTCGGATTTGTCGGGCTGGAGCTTCATCGGGGCACTGGGAACTGTGGTCAAATTATAGGTTTTCCCAGTGACACGAGGCCTTCCAGGGCCTTTCGACCTCGAGTAGTAACCCGCGCCCGGGAGGGCCCTTTGAAGCAGTTCAAGAAATCGGCCAAGCTGGCCAACGTGCTCTACGACATCCGCGGCCCCATCATGGACGCCGCGAAGCAGATGGAGGAAGAGGGCCAGAAGATCATCAGGCTCAACATCGGCAACCTGGCCGTGTTCGGCTTCGATGCGCCGGAAGAAGTCCAGCAGGACATGATCCGCAACCTGCCGGGGTCGGCGGGTTATTCGGACAGCAAGGGCATCTTCGCGGCCCGCAAGGCGGTGATGCACGAGACCCAGAAGCAGGGTGTTGCAGGGGTCACGCTCGAGGACATCTACCTGGGCAACGGCGCGAGCGAACTGATCGCCATGGCCACCAACGCGCTGCTGAACGACGGCGACGAAATGCTGCTGCCGGCCCCCGACTATCCGCTGTGGACGGCTGCCTCGAGCCTCTCGGGCGGCAAGCCGGTGCACTACCTCTGCGACGAAGCCAACGGCTGGATGCCCGACCTGGACGACATCCGCGCCAAGATCACGCCCCGGACCAAGGGCATCGTGGTCATCAACCCCAACAATCCGACCGGTGCGCTCTATTCCGACGAACTGCTCAAGAGCATCGTTGCCATTGCGCGCGAGCACCACCTGGTGATCTTCGCCGACGAGGTCTACGACAAGGTGCTGTACGACGGCGTCAGGCACACCGCGATCGCGAGCCTGTCGACCGACGTGCTCACGCTGACCTTCAACTCGCTGTCCAAGAGCTACCGCTCGTGCGGCTACCGCGCGGGCTGGCTGGTGGTTTCGGGCGACAAGGCGCGGGCGCAGGACTACATCGAGGGCCTGAACATGCTCTCGAACATGCGCCTGTGCGCCAACGTGCCCGGACAGTGGGCCATCCAGACCGCGCTCGGCGGCTACCAGAGCATCAACGACCTGGTCGGCGACGGCGGCCGCCTGCGGCGCCAGCGCGACCTGGCCTACGAGCTCATCACGGCCATTCCGGGCGTGAGCTGCGTCAAGCCGAGCGCCGCGCTCTACATGTTCCCCAAGCTCGATCCCAAGGTCTATCCCATCGAGGACGACCGTCAGTTCTTCCTCGAGCTTCTGAGGGAAACCAAGGTGATGCTGGTGCAGGGCACGGGCTTCAACTGGGCCACGCCGGATCACTTTCGCATCGTGTTCCTGCCCCACGAGGACGACCTGCGCGAAGCGATCAACCGCATCGCCAGGTTCCTGGAGCTGTACCGCCTGCGCAGCAAGACGGATTGACGGCGCGGCCGCGCGCCAGGCGGCCGGGGCCCCATTCTTTCTCCATTACGAACCATCCACGCGAATCTCCAATGAAACCCATCCAAGTAGGCCTGCTCGGCGCAGGCACGGTCGGCAGCGGCACCTTCAAGGTGCTGCTGCGCAATCAGGAAGAAATCAAGCGCCGCGCAGGCCGGGGCATCGAGATCACGATGGTGGCCGACCTGGACGCGGCGCGTGCGCGCGAAGTGGCCGGAGAAGGCGCGAAGGTGGTTGCCGACGCACGCGAAGTCATCGCCAACCCGGACATCGACATCGTCATCGAGCTCATCGGCGGCTACGGCGTTGCGAGGCAGCTGGTGCTCGAGGCCATTGCGGCCGGCAAGCACGTGGTCACGGCCAACAAGGCGCTGCTTGCGGTGCATGGCACCGAGATCTTCGCGGCTGCACATGCCAAGGGCGTGATGGTGGCCTTCGAGGCCGCGGTGGCCGGCGGCATCCCGATCATCAAGGCGCTGCGCGAGGGCCTCACGGCCAACAGCATCCAGTGGCTGGCCGGCATCATCAACGGCACCACCAATTTCATCCTGTCCGAGATGCGCGACAAGGGGCTCGACTTCGCCACCGTGCTCAAGGAGGCCCAGCGCCTGGGCTACGCCGAAGCCGACCCCACCTTCGACATCGAGGGCGTCGATGCCGGCCACAAGGTCACGCTGATGAGCGCCATTGCCTTCGGCATTCCGGTGCAGTTCGACAAGGCGCACATCGAGGGCATCACCAAGCTGGCGGCGCAGGACATCAAGTACGCCGAGCAGCTCGGCTACCGCATCAAGCTGCTCGGCATCACCAAGCGCACTGCGCAGGGCATCGAGCTGCGCGTGCACCCCTCGCTCGTGCCGTCGAAGCGGCTGCTTGCGAACGTCGAAGGCGCCATGAACGCCGTCGTGGTGCATGGCGATGCCGTGGGCACCACGCTGTACTACGGCAAGGGCGCGGGCAGCGAGCCGACCGCCAGCGCGGTGATTGCCGACCTCGTCGACATCACGCGCCTGCACACGGCCGACGCTGCGCACCGCGTGCCGCACCTGGCCTTCCACCCTGACGCCATGAGCGACCTGAAGGTGCTGCCGATGGCCGAGGTGGTCACCAGCTACTACCTGCGCCTGCGCGTGGCCGACCAGGCCGGCGTGCTCGCCAAGGTGACGGGCCTCTTGGCCACCGCCGGCATCAGCATCGACGCGGTGCTGCAGCGCGAAGCCGACGAAGTGGGCGGCGAGGGCTCGACCCAGACCGACCTGATCATCCTCACGCACGATGCGCGCGAAGGCACGGTGAACGACGTGCTCGCCGAACTGCAGGCCCTGCCCACCGTGCTGCAGCCGATCGTGCGCATCCGCAAGGAAGAGCTGTCCTGAGGACGGCGCAAGAGACCTACCGTGAACTACCTGAGCACCCGCGGCCACCCCGACCGCAAGCGTTTCTGCGAAATCCTGCTTGAAGGCCTCGCGCCCGATGGTGGCCTGTACCTGCCCGAGCACTATCCGCAGATCGACACCGCCACGCTCGCCAAATGGCGCGAGCTGCCGTATGCGGAACTGGCGTTCGAGATCCTCTCGCTCTACATCGACGACATTCCCCCGGCCGACCTGAAGGCGATCTGCGCCAAGACCTACACGGCCGAAGTGTTCGGCAGCGACGAGATCGTGCCGCTGCGCGAACTGGAAGACGGCGTGTACCTCGAGGCCCTGTCCAACGGCCCCACGCTGGCCTTCAAGGACATGGCGATGCAGCTGCTGGGCAACCTGTTCGAGTACGAACTGGCCCGCCGCGGCGCCGAGCTCAACATCCTGGGCGCCACCAGCGGCGACACCGGCAGCGCGGCCGAGTACGCCATGCGCGGCAAGAAGGGCGTGCGCG from Variovorax sp. V93 includes the following:
- a CDS encoding aminotransferase class I/II-fold pyridoxal phosphate-dependent enzyme; translation: MKQFKKSAKLANVLYDIRGPIMDAAKQMEEEGQKIIRLNIGNLAVFGFDAPEEVQQDMIRNLPGSAGYSDSKGIFAARKAVMHETQKQGVAGVTLEDIYLGNGASELIAMATNALLNDGDEMLLPAPDYPLWTAASSLSGGKPVHYLCDEANGWMPDLDDIRAKITPRTKGIVVINPNNPTGALYSDELLKSIVAIAREHHLVIFADEVYDKVLYDGVRHTAIASLSTDVLTLTFNSLSKSYRSCGYRAGWLVVSGDKARAQDYIEGLNMLSNMRLCANVPGQWAIQTALGGYQSINDLVGDGGRLRRQRDLAYELITAIPGVSCVKPSAALYMFPKLDPKVYPIEDDRQFFLELLRETKVMLVQGTGFNWATPDHFRIVFLPHEDDLREAINRIARFLELYRLRSKTD
- a CDS encoding homoserine dehydrogenase codes for the protein MKPIQVGLLGAGTVGSGTFKVLLRNQEEIKRRAGRGIEITMVADLDAARAREVAGEGAKVVADAREVIANPDIDIVIELIGGYGVARQLVLEAIAAGKHVVTANKALLAVHGTEIFAAAHAKGVMVAFEAAVAGGIPIIKALREGLTANSIQWLAGIINGTTNFILSEMRDKGLDFATVLKEAQRLGYAEADPTFDIEGVDAGHKVTLMSAIAFGIPVQFDKAHIEGITKLAAQDIKYAEQLGYRIKLLGITKRTAQGIELRVHPSLVPSKRLLANVEGAMNAVVVHGDAVGTTLYYGKGAGSEPTASAVIADLVDITRLHTADAAHRVPHLAFHPDAMSDLKVLPMAEVVTSYYLRLRVADQAGVLAKVTGLLATAGISIDAVLQREADEVGGEGSTQTDLIILTHDAREGTVNDVLAELQALPTVLQPIVRIRKEELS
- a CDS encoding PhoH family protein, with the translated sequence MPLPPAPTKRAALLSPDAHDAPARSSHRGSRRSGESRTDSASSSGSSQPLELFDRHAADAVGGGVEALPVRAKAKPAPSRGQRQQPAARRESEAPAPAMHAPASQQQQVAAPQAPARPKRSKSNGPAKLFVLDTNVLLHDPMCLFRFEEHDIFLPMIVLEELDGHKKGTTEVARNGRQTSRTLDALAAAQDADIAKGLKLDTTGHREAGGKLFFQTAPLDYALPISLPQGKADNQILGVVQALRDLYANDQPGRPKQEVVLVSKDINMRVKARALGLAADDYQNDKTLEDGDLLYAGSLALPADFWTRQSKTVESWQSGSNTFYRVSGPLVPNLYINQFVYFEAPGEPSMYARVTEIRDKTAVFKTLKDYSSGKNAVWGVNTRNREQNFAMNLLMDPEVDFVTLTGTAGTGKTLMALASGLTQVLDDRRYTEIIMTRATVSVGEDIGFLPGTEEEKMGPWMGALDDNLEFLAKGDGGGAGEWGRAATNELIRSRIKVKSMNFMRGRTFLNKYVIIDEAQNLTPKQMKTLITRAGPGTKIICMGNLAQIDTPYLTEGSSGLTFAVDKFKGWPHGGHITLARGERSRLADFASDVL
- a CDS encoding peroxiredoxin, translating into MAIVVNKPIPEFDANATGGLKVSNTSHLGHVLVMYFYPKDNTPGCTTEAMQFRDRYKDFEKAGATVFGVSRDNMKSHDEFKAKLELPFELIADTEEKMCHMFGVVKNKIMYGKKVKGIERSTFLIGADGILKAEWRGLKVPGHVDDVLKAVKALKKAA
- a CDS encoding Mth938-like domain-containing protein; translation: MKLQPDKSDAQSLTAHGPGWVAINNEKVEGSVVVGSRGERFEWNCTRFDQLGPEHFAQLASLGAELVIFGSGSRIRFPQPAWLQPLMARRTGVETMDTPAACRTYNILAGEGRHVIAALLVEPPER